One Alkalidesulfovibrio alkalitolerans DSM 16529 genomic window, GAAATCTGCTGGCCTACGCAGGCATGCACGCCGGGCTCAACGTGACCTACATCCCGGTCTACGGGCCGGAGATGCGCGGCGGCACGGCCAACTGCACCGTGGTCCTCTCCGACGACGACATCGGCTCGCCCATCATCCATTCGCCCGTGAGCACCATCATCCTCAACCGTCCCTCGCTGGACAAGTTCCAGCCCCGACTCAAGGACGGCGGATTGCAGGTCGTGAACACCTCGCTGATCGACCCGGCGCTGATCGAGAAGGACCGTGTGCGCACCGTCGCCCTGCCCTGCAACGACATCGCCAACGAGCTGGGCAACCCCAGGCTCGTGAACATGGTCGCACTCGGGGCTTACGTGGCGGCCACGGGCTGCATCCCGCTCAACTCGGTGGAAGAAAGCCTGCCGAGCGTGATTTCAGCCCACTACAGCCACCTGATACCCAAGAATGCAGCCGCGCTGAGGGCGGGCGCCGAGCGCGCCGCCGCTTGACGCGGATAAACTCCATCCATGCCAAGTTGGAACGGCGCGGTCTGTACGGATCGCGCCGTCTTTTTTGCCCAAACCCTCCGCTCGGCTGCTGCCGCCAAACCGTTTCAGGGCGGCAGGCCGCGAATCAATCCGCCAGCGCCAGAATAGGCCTGTAAACAGGGCCAGAACAGCGAGAGCCCGCCTGCGCAAGGCATACCCTACATTTTGGTGTAAAAACGCGGCAGAAGACGGTTTACGCGAGCGGCCTTCACGGCATGGCGAATCTTCATGATTTCAGAAGGATATCAGGCTGGGCGGAAAGTCATGTTCTCGCATGCCTCCAATGGAGGCCGAATCCTGCGCTGGGCAGAATGAACAGCCTGAAGAAGTACGTAGAACCCCGGGATCAGACTCCCGCTATACTCGGCAGAGAGGAGAAAGGCGATAACAGAAAACGTTACTCCTGTTCGGCCACTTTGCCGCGCGTGCGGCGTGGCCGGGCATAGCCTTCGTCGATGACGGCGGCAACGGCCTGACCGAGATCGGCAACAACCTTGGCGCGGAGCTTCTCGGCGGCGGCATTCTGTCCGTGCTCGCGCAGATAGAGCACGCTTTTGCGCTGGGCAGCATAGTCCTCGAGTGCGGCGACCAGTCGGGTCATGCTCGTTCCGGCCAACTCCTCCGCCATGCGGGCGGTTTTCACGCATCTTTCCATTCGCATACCCTTTGTTTGACAGAATGTTCGAGCACGGATACAAAAAAATTGACATCATTTCAAGCCGCTGATGCGCCGGCATGGCGCTCACATCGGACTGCGCCACGGGCGGCTCGTGGGTGATTCCCGGCGAGAGGCGGGCCGGGCATAACAACAGCGCAGCATCCTATGCGCAACGCATGATGGCGAAAGCAATTTGAAATTCGTCAGGTTCACAGATTACAAGAAAATCGACCAACCCTCCGAAGCTGCGCACGGTTCAACCCTACTGCCAACAAAATCTGGAAAAAAATCGACACTGAAAATTATGCTTTTCAAGACTCCAAAATTGGCGGAGGAACCGGAAGCAAGGACCAATTCTTTTCGATGGCAACAGTGAACAGAGGATACAAAATAATGAACCCTACTTCCTATCACAATTTTCTGAAATAAATAACTAAAATTGATTTAGTAAAAATTATGGATGAATCAAGTGAAAATCTAAATTAAAACATTTGACGGCAATTTCATGGGCAAAAATAAAATGAAAAATGAATATTTATGCAGTCAGTTTTTCTTTCAATCAAATGCCGTCTGGAACATTAGTACTGGTAGCCGAAACATAAAAACCTGCCAGAATAAGAAATCATAATCACTCCGCTGCAACCTGTCGACCATGACGCGATGGACAGAAGTCCCGTCTCAGCGGAAGCAAGCGCATGGGGATAAGAGGGTGTGAATTAGTTGCTTCATAACTGAGCGTATATCGTATGCAAAATAGACAGTATTCCTACTGGCGATAAAAAGCTTGCCTGAAAATATCAAATTGACGCATGCTGTCGAGGAAGATCAGGCCTTGGATCACGGCGATACGAAGGCGCAATACGGGCAAAACGGGATATTCGGACATCAATGGACATACAGATGGACTTCAGCACGCGAGTTTCTTTCGATTATTTTAGCTTCAGCTTGTAATACTAATCGTTTGATTTGACAGAACAGGGGAAGCACGTATGTTAAAAAATTTTTTAGTTTTTGAAAAAATCTGCGGAATCATCGGCCATCCCCTCGGCCACACCATGAGCCCGACGCTGCACAACGCCATGTTCCAGCACATGGGGCTACCGTTCGCCTACGTTGCCCTGCCTACGCCCCCGGACAAATTGATAGAAGTCGTCGCGGCGGTACGTGCGTTGCCCGTACATGGCCTGAGCGTGACCATACCGCACAAGGAGCCGGTTATAAGCCTGTGCGACGAGGTATCCTTGCGAGCGCAGCGCATTGGGGCGGTAAACACGTTGTATTGGCGCGACGGAGGGCTCCACGGGGAAAATACCGACATCATAGGATTTTGCGCCCCTCTCGGAGAACTCGGACGGAGCATCCGCAGCGCATTGGTGCTCGGTGCCGGAGGCGTGGCACGCGCGGCCATCGCCGGACTTCAGGACATGGACGTGGCGAACGTGGCCGTGAGCAACAGGGACGTCACGCGCGCGCAAGGTCTGGCCGACGAGTTCGGCTGCACGGCCGTGATGTGGGACGTACGTGGTGAAGTGGACGCGGATATCGTGATCAACGCGACTCCTCTAGGCATGAAAGGCGAATTCGAACGCAACAGCCCCTATGACGCGTCGTGGTTCAAAAGCGGAATGCTCGCCTACGATCTGGTCTACAATCCCCAGCAGACGCTATTTCTGCGCCAGGCCCAGGCGGCCGGATGCACCATCGTTGACGGGTTGGCCATGTTTCTCGGCCAAGCTGCCGAGCAGTTCCGGCTTTGGACCGGCCGCGAGATGGACGTAGAGTTCGGCAGGAGCGTCTGTCTGCGAGCCTTGCGGGATTTCTGAGAACCTAAAAGCCACCCCGGAATACCCGTTTCCCCGCATTTCCCGGCATAAGTGTGCGCGGGTCTTTTGGCTCGAACCTGCCAATGCGCACGCCCGCCCCTCGTCTCTTCAACATACTGTGATGCATAGCATTTTAGATTCATATCGACAAAAATGCAGAAAGATCAGGCTGCCGGCCCGCGTCCGAATCAAGTGCCATACATTCCAGACTACAAGTAGGACGTATTGGAAATTCAGTATGTATTACAAAAATATATTCAATTTTACTCATTGTATTTTTGATTTTGAATACAAATATTTATTAAATATGAATACCGTATCAGACACAGAACAACCCTTATCGCATATGCGAAAAAATTACTAATGATTTCAGATGGATAGGAATGGAAATCGAGAGGGTCCGGGCGCACCTCTCCCGTCGCGGAGAACTACGGGAGTCGGATTCGGATTTCCTGGCCGGGCCGCAGGACGGAATTCCGGTTCAGGCTGTTCCAAGCGAGAAGATGGGAGGGATTGACGTTGTACTTGCGAGCGATGCCCCAGATAGTGTCGCCTTGCTGGACACGATAGGTGATCTCGGAAAGCGTTTCCTTGGCCCGCGCCTGTTGTTCACGGGTCTGGGCCTCGCCCGCGCCCGGGATGTACAACCGCTGCCCGGCCTTGATCCTGTTGCCATTGGAGAGGCCGTTGGCTGCGAGCAGGCTGTTCAGGCTCACGCCATGGCGCTTGGAGATGGACCACAGGGAATCACCGGATTTGACGATGTAGTTGGAGCGTTTGGCGGCCAAGGCCCGGGTCGCGGCTGTCCTGGACTCTGCGTTGGCCACGGCTGATTCCGCCTGAGCGGCGCGTGATCCGGAAGGAGCCGCGGCGATGTTTGCATTCGCGCCTTGCGCGGGGATCATGACTGTCTGCCCTGGGTGCAGCGTGCTGGACAGCCCGCGATTGAGCGTCCTCAGGATGTTGATGGGCACCTGATGGCGACGCGAGATCGCCCACCAGGAGTCGCCGGAGCGAACGGTATAGGTCGCATAGCCCGCGAACGGCCGCGCTTCGGGCTTGGCCAGATATGCGTTGGCGTGGGCCACCTTCTCCGAGGGAAGATAGATGGGCGTCTCCATTTCCGGTGGGCTGACAGTGCGGCGAAAAGCCGGGTTCAGCGCCTCGAACTCGGACCAGTCGAGTCCCACGGCCTTGGACAAGGCGAGTAGATCGGTGCCTCCGGGGACGTTCAGACTGGCTATGTCGGGATCATGGTTCCAATCGATGGGCTCAAAACCGAGCTCTTCGAGGTGGAGGATGATTTTGTTGATAGCCATAATCTTGGGAACATACTGACGCGTCTCGCGCGGCAAATGGCTTCCCAGACGGCAAATCTCGAAGAAATCGTCGCTGCCGCTGTTACGGATGGCCCTCCCGACGCGGCCCTCGCCGGCGTTGTACGCGGCCAGGGCCAGATGCCAGTCGCCGAACATCCCGTAGAGCACGCTCAGATAGTCCATGGCCGCATGGGTGGCCATGTACGGATCGCGACGCTGGTCTATCCACCAGTCCACGGTCAGGCCGTACTTGCGCCCGGTGAAGGGCATGAACTGCCACATGCCGACGGCCCCGGCGCGCGAGACGGCCCAAGGGTTGTACCCGGACTCGGCGAAGGGCAGGAAGATGACGTCGTCGGGCAGTCCCCGCTCGC contains:
- the aroE gene encoding shikimate dehydrogenase, giving the protein MLKNFLVFEKICGIIGHPLGHTMSPTLHNAMFQHMGLPFAYVALPTPPDKLIEVVAAVRALPVHGLSVTIPHKEPVISLCDEVSLRAQRIGAVNTLYWRDGGLHGENTDIIGFCAPLGELGRSIRSALVLGAGGVARAAIAGLQDMDVANVAVSNRDVTRAQGLADEFGCTAVMWDVRGEVDADIVINATPLGMKGEFERNSPYDASWFKSGMLAYDLVYNPQQTLFLRQAQAAGCTIVDGLAMFLGQAAEQFRLWTGREMDVEFGRSVCLRALRDF
- a CDS encoding LysM peptidoglycan-binding domain-containing protein, whose translation is MIFPEHTRSFRNSAKVCVRRGSLRILMVIAALLFVTACATHTVGPDAPPAQVAKASKAKPTQADARDGVDFSAEEAAEASDDALTPEQQKVLSADDGITLTLSQRENQDFVNFFKFFTATDENGKSRRGRVSFERWLERAKIYLPYVRQVVRERGLPDDVIFLPFAESGYNPWAVSRAGAVGMWQFMPFTGRKYGLTVDWWIDQRRDPYMATHAAMDYLSVLYGMFGDWHLALAAYNAGEGRVGRAIRNSGSDDFFEICRLGSHLPRETRQYVPKIMAINKIILHLEELGFEPIDWNHDPDIASLNVPGGTDLLALSKAVGLDWSEFEALNPAFRRTVSPPEMETPIYLPSEKVAHANAYLAKPEARPFAGYATYTVRSGDSWWAISRRHQVPINILRTLNRGLSSTLHPGQTVMIPAQGANANIAAAPSGSRAAQAESAVANAESRTAATRALAAKRSNYIVKSGDSLWSISKRHGVSLNSLLAANGLSNGNRIKAGQRLYIPGAGEAQTREQQARAKETLSEITYRVQQGDTIWGIARKYNVNPSHLLAWNSLNRNSVLRPGQEIRIRLP
- a CDS encoding 2-oxoacid:acceptor oxidoreductase family protein, which translates into the protein MYQDAIIAGFGGQGVLLIGNLLAYAGMHAGLNVTYIPVYGPEMRGGTANCTVVLSDDDIGSPIIHSPVSTIILNRPSLDKFQPRLKDGGLQVVNTSLIDPALIEKDRVRTVALPCNDIANELGNPRLVNMVALGAYVAATGCIPLNSVEESLPSVISAHYSHLIPKNAAALRAGAERAAA